In the Hordeum vulgare subsp. vulgare chromosome 7H, MorexV3_pseudomolecules_assembly, whole genome shotgun sequence genome, one interval contains:
- the LOC123407907 gene encoding UDP-glycosyltransferase 87A1-like — MDSAAAPPCHVLAVPYPGRGHINAMLNLCRLLAARGRVSATVVVTEEWLGLLGSEPATSGVRLEAIPNVVPSEHGRAADMVGFVEAVYTRMEAPFERLLDRLGAAPAAIVADTFVPWTVRVGDRRGVPVCVLSPLSATMFSVQYHFDRLPVASGGTAPPVSDNSDGNDSCLIEKYIPGLKSVRLTDLEPTHSNKIVLNQIVEAYRHVRKAQCVIFTSFYELESDAIGSLRRELPCPVFAVGPCIPFMELQENNAISEEEQGYMAWLDAQPVNSVLYVSLGSYLSVSSAQLDEIAMGLAQSKVKFLWVLRNAGSHMQELVGGSDGVVIQWCDQLKVLCHPSVGGFFTHCGMNSTLEGLYAGVPMLTLPIAFDQPINSRLIVDEWKVGYGLKEKIRDDGIIGREEIAEGVKTLMNCDDVEGTRRRASLMKQASRAAVEVGGSSDSDITSLINYISQFSD; from the exons ATGGACTCCGCGGCCGCGCCGCCGTGCCACGTCCTGGCCGTGCCGtaccctggccgcggccacatcAACGCGATGCTGAACCtgtgccgcctcctcgccgcccgggGCCGCGTCTCCGCCACCGTCGTCGTCACCGAGGAGTGGCTCGGCCTGCTCGGTAGCGAGCCCGCGACGTCGGGCGTCCGCCTGGAGGCCATCCCCAACGTCGTCCCCTCCGAGCACGGCCGCGCCGCCGACATGGTCGGGTTCGTCGAGGCCGTGTACACCCGGATGGAGGCTCCCTTCGAGCGCCTCCTCGACCGGCTCGGGGCCGCGCCCGCGGCCATCGTCGCCGACACGTTCGTGCCCTGGACGGTGCGCGTCGGCGACCGGAGGGGCGTCCCGGTGTGCGTCCTCTCGCCGCTCAGCGCCACCATGTTCTCAGTGCAGTACCACTTCGACCGCCTTCCCGTGGCCTCCGGTGGCACCGCTCCTCCGGTGTCTGACAACTCAG ATGGCAATGATTCTTGTCTGATTGAGAAGTACATTCCTGGCCTCAAATCTGTCAGGCTAACCGACCTTGAGCCCACACACTCCAACAAGATAGTGCTGAACCAGATCGTGGAAGCATATCGTCATGTCAGAAAAGCACAGTGTGTCATCTTCACCTCCTTCTACGAGCTCGAGAGCGATGCCATTGGCTCCCTAAGGCGAGAGCTCCCCTGCCCTGTGTTTGCCGTTGGCCCTTGCATCCCCTTCATGGAACTCCAGGAGAACAATGCCATTTCAGAAGAAGAGCAAGGCTACATGGCTTGGCTGGATGCGCAGCCGGTGAACTCAGTGTTGTATGTATCACTCGGCAGCTACCTCTCGGTGTCGTCCGCTCAGCTCGACGAGATCGCCATGGGCCTGGCCCAGAGCAAGGTCAAGTTCCTGTGGGTGCTCCGCAACGCGGGCTCCCACATGCAGGAATTGGTCGGTGGAAGCGACGGTGTGGTCATCCAGTGGTGTGACCAGCTCAAGGTGTTGTGCCATCCTTCCGTTGGTGGATTCTTCACCCACTGCGGCATGAACTCGACGCTCGAGGGGCTGTACGCCGGCGTGCCGATGCTGACTCTCCCGATAGCTTTCGACCAGCCGATAAATAGCCGGCTTATCGTCGACGAGTGGAAGGTTGGGTACGGCCTGAAGGAGAAGATCCGAGACGATGGCATCATCGGAAGAGAGGAGATTGCTGAAGGTGTTAAGACGCTCATGAATTGTGATGACGTAGAGGGCACGAGGAGGAGGGCTTCACTGATGAAACAAGCTTCTCGCGCCGCGGTTGAAGTGGGTGGTTCATCGGACAGCGATATCACGTCTTTGATCAATTACATTTCACAGTTCAGTGACTGA